In Thunnus maccoyii chromosome 11, fThuMac1.1, whole genome shotgun sequence, one genomic interval encodes:
- the cd28 gene encoding uncharacterized protein cd28 isoform X2 has product MTVKVIQPYRVVSTNGTAQVQCFLQPRPSYHQSEPSQDHTLPYPYPDPEDLRVSLLKGLNGTQKFCSCSLNLGLTKADVKKEGEVLCYAQVREGAVEVTVSGLKATDTDVYHCEIEVFYPPPYLRFTGNGTLIHVLDSSECPVPEAQRQITHQGDDETDESYERMAPVSVPVIVLLTLVMFVLIIMIYVQTLQCERGRREIASLFHKADAAAFSCDNIA; this is encoded by the exons CTGTGAAGGTGATTCAGCCATACAGAGTAGTGAGCACCAATGGTACGGCACAGGTCCAGTGCTTTCTCCAACCTCGACCCTCCTATCACCAGAGCGAACCCTCCCAAGACCACACTCTGCCATATCCCTACCCCGACCCTGAGGATCTCCGAGTGAGTCTGCTGAAAGGCCTCAACGGCACCCAGAAATTCTGCTCGTGCAGCCTCAACTTAGGGCTGACAAAGGCAGATGtgaagaaagaaggagag gtgctGTGCTACGCTCAGGTGAGGGAGGGTGCTGTGGAGGTGACAGTTTCCGGACTGAAGGCAACAGACACAGATGTGTATCACTGTGAGATAGAGGTCTTCTACCCACCACCATACCTGAGATTTACTGGCAATGGCACACTCATTCATGTCCTAG ACAGCTCTGAGTGTCCTGTGCCAGAGGCTCAGAGACAGATCACACACCAAGGTGATGATGAGACTGATGAGAGTTATGAGAGGATGGCACCAGTGAGTGTTCCCGTGATTGTACTGCTGACACTGGTCATGTTTGTCCTCATCATCATGATCTATGTCCAG ACTCTCCAGTGTGAACGAGGGAGGAGGGAGATTGCCAGCCTGTTTCACAAAGCGGATGCTGCTGCATTTTCATGTGACAACAttgcatga